In a genomic window of Phragmites australis chromosome 14, lpPhrAust1.1, whole genome shotgun sequence:
- the LOC133891240 gene encoding uncharacterized protein LOC133891240, which yields MASSSENTDTPLQEPQVSPPPNPSEEAGGEAEEPKTLEWAQELFDKGSNAIEDGDFVDAVDCLSRALEIRAAHHGELAPECASTYYKYGCALLYKAQEETGPLGNVPKSAPKEESVKSTTGKNDSGSSKASGSSNIEDAASSEKVDAEEGQNSNGKDEDGNDEIEKDDDGDDEDDENMGDEDDSDLDLSWKMLDIARAIVEKSPDNTLEKVKIFSALGEVSLEREDIDNSLGDYLKALAMLEQLVEPDHRRIVELNFRICLVFELASKIGEAIPYCAKAISLCKSRIQSLKNSKDALLAGKDDNVSAAEGGSEKSALEDEIELLTGILTELEKKLEDLEQAMSTPSSSIDEIMRTIVSRAAVEQKVADVMPRAASFTSSQMAASSNGFDSSTLSTAATTGSTGSTVTDLGVVGRGVKRASIKPIPAEPPSKKPALNSPSLQGDSSNNSEVHPTTQNGDDSVSK from the exons atggcctcctcctcggagAACACGGACACTCCGCTACAAGAGCCCCAGGTCTCGCCGCCGCCGAACCCTAGCGAGGAGGCGGGCGGCGAGGCGGAGGAGCCGAAAACCCTAGAGTGGGCGCAGGAGCTCTTCGACAAGGGGTCCAACGCCATCGAGGACGGAGACTTCGTCGACGCCGTCGACTGCCTCAGCCGCGCGCTCGAGATCAG GGCTGCTCATCATGGAGAGCTTGCTCCAGAGTGTGCCAGCACGTATTACAAATATGGATGTGCCTTGCTATACAAAGCCCAGGAGGAGACTGGTCCTTTGGGTAATGTGCCAAAGAGTGCACCAAAGGAAGAATCAGTGAAGAGTACAACTGGTAAAAATGATAGTGGAAGCTCAAAGGCCTCTGGTAGTAGTAATATTGAGGATGCTGCATCTTCTGAGAAAGTTGATGCGGAAGAAG GTCAAAACTCAAATGGCAAAGATGAGGATGGGAATGATGAAATTGAGAAGGATGATGATGGTGACGACGAAGATGATGAGAACAtgggagatgaagatgattcTGATTTGGATCTTTCCTGGAAAATGTTGGACATTGCAAGGGCAATAGTTGAGAAGAGCCCAGACAACACTCTGGAGAAAGTAAAAATCTTTTCTGCTCTGGGTGAAGTCTCCTTGGAAAGAG AGGACATAGATAACTCACTTGGTGACTACCTCAAAGCTTTAGCCATGTTGGAGCAATTGGTTGAGCCTGATCATCGTCGAATTGTGGAACT AAACTTCCGCATATGTTTGGTTTTCGAGCTGGCCTCCAAAATTGGAGAAGCCATACCATATTGTGCAAAGGCCATCTCATTATGCAAGTCACGTATACAGAGCCTGAAAAATTCCAAGGATGCTTTGTTGGCTGGTAAAGATGATAATGTATCTGCTGCTGAAGGAGGCTCAGAAAAATCTGCTCTTGAAGATGAGATAGAGTTGCTGACTGGGATACTGACTGAACTTGAGAAGAAG CTTGAAGACCTGGAGCAAGCAATGTCGACCCCAAGTTCTAGTATAGACGAGATCATGAGGACAATTGTGTCCAGGGCAGCTGTTGAGCAAAAAGTTGCTGATGTGATGCCAAGAGCTGCATCTTTTACTTCTTCCCAGATGGCTGCATCGAGCAATGGCTTTGATTCCTCAACTTTGTCTACAGCAGCAACAACCGGAAGCACTGGAAGTACTGTAACCGACCTTGGGGTTGTAGGCAGAGGTGTCAAACGAGCTAGCATCAAGCCGATACCTGCTGAACCTCCTTCGAAGAAACCTGCACTGAATTCACCATCTCTCCAAGGTGATAGCAGCAACAACTCGGAGGTTCATCCTACTACACAGAATGGCGATGATTCTGTATCAAAGTAG
- the LOC133891177 gene encoding uncharacterized protein LOC133891177, translated as MEPPPPPPAAALMDVEELVERARVPCWTIASTYGRDKLKLVLMASGGGHNIWLSSSRPCSPDLADCTHVEQRYIAKHEMDIHRLKNGKEKTRKERLIEISLNFCSPNPCGRVSSPSPKPDAQRRASMATPPPQPQRRRRPPVMIDDLIPEILLRLTPDEPKLLFRFSAVCRSWRDILANPSFLRAFHGTPAMLGFLFNQDDTDIARFVPTSCFRPRTPDHHDWYALDARHGRVLFHTLLSERDPMELTLLSERDPMELVVWNPITGEQRGLLLPSFEYTDWDAAVLCAARGCDHLDCHGGPFLVAFVGTTSDGFMSSCVYSSEAAAWSDTTSVENSDDVIVDMMPAALVGNTLYFNSQQSRGRIVEYDFGAPRLSFINPPSFRYLLGTVLSPYLGGTVLMPSEGGGLGFACMHRSWLHLWAREAGPNGTAAWAQQGYIELRTLLPEHALRRADAVGFAEGLGVIFVSTDCYEQTPF; from the exons ATggagccgcctccgccgccgccggcggcggcgctgatggatGTGGAGGAGCTCGTCGAACGAGCCCGCGTGCCGTGTTGGacaattgcatctacctatggTCGCGACAAGCTGAAGCTGGTGCTAATGGCATCCGGGGGTGGGCACAACATATGGTTATCGAGCTCGAGACCCTGCTCCCCAGACCTGGCCGATTGTACCCATGTAGA GCAGAGATATATCGCCAAGCATGAAATGGACATTCACCGATTGAAGAACGGCAAGGAGAAAACCCGGAAAGAAAGACTA ATTGAAATAAGCCTTAATTTTTGTTCACCCAATCCATGTGGTAGAGTCTCCTCTCCAAGTCCCAAACCCGACGCCCAGCGGAGAGCAAGCATGGCTACGCCTCCGCCGCAACCGCAACGACGCCGCCGCCCACCGGTGATGATCGACGACCTCATTCCCGAGATCCTCCTCCGCCTCACGCCGGACGAGCCCAAGCTCCTCTTCCGCTTCTCGGCCGTCTGCAGGTCCTGGCGTGACATCCTCGCCAACCCCTCCTTCCTCCGCGCGTTCCACGGGACGCCCGCCATGCTTGGCTTCCTCTTCAACCAAGACGACACCGACATCGCGCGTTTCGTCCCCACCTCCTGCTTCCGCCCGCGCACCCCCGACCACCACGACTGGTACGCGCTCGACGCCCGCCACGGCCGCGTCCTCTTCCACACCCTCCTCTCCGAGCGCGACCCCATGGAACTCACCCTTCTCTCTGAGCGCGACCCCATGGAACTCGTCGTCTGGAACCCCATCACGGGCGAGCAACGGGGGCTGCTCCTCCCGTCGTTCGAGTACACGGATTGGGACGCCGCGGTGCTCTGCGCCGCGCGCGGCTGCGACCACCTCGACTGCCACGGTGGCCCCTTCCTCGTGGCCTTCGTCGGCACCACCTCGGACGGGTTCATGTCCTCCTGCGTCTACTCGTCGGAGGCCGCCGCCTGGAGCGACACGACCTCCGTTGAGAACTCCGACGATGTCATCGTCGACATGATGCCCGCCGCCCTCGTGGGGAACACGCTCTACTTCAACTCTCAACAGAGCCGAGGGAGAATCGTGGAGTACGACTTTGGCGCGCCGCGACTATCGTTCATCAACCCGCCGTCGTTCAGGTACCTCCTCGGCACTGTCCTAAGTCCGTACCTCGGCGGCACTGTCCTCATGCCCTCGGAGGGCGGCGGGCTGGGGTTCGCCTGCATGCACAGATCCTGGCTCCACCTGTGGGCAAGGGAGGCCGGCCCCAACGGAACCGCGGCATGGGCGCAACAAGGATACATTGAGCTCAGGACACTGCTCCCAGAGCATGCCCTCCGGCGCGCTGATGCGGTCGGCTTCGCGGAGGGTCTCGGTGTCATTTTCGTCAGTACAGATTGTTATGAACAGACACCCTTTTAG